From Zingiber officinale cultivar Zhangliang chromosome 5B, Zo_v1.1, whole genome shotgun sequence, the proteins below share one genomic window:
- the LOC121987964 gene encoding probable LRR receptor-like serine/threonine-protein kinase At1g51810, whose product MPMTMSIQNESVTYRAEVLIVAVANNSVSICLLKIQLEKQAMEKRSGSSYYWFWLLLQILLINVLGLHCQPPPDSTSFISIDCGISDGTSYVDSTTGLTYVSDNAYIDSGKDYNIDSTYLSSFRQELTTLRSFPDSTRSCYTLRPVVQYYKYLVRAYFLYGNYDGLHRANTLKPLEFDVYIDVNMLMTMSIQNESITYRAKALIVAVANNSVSICLVNTGNGVPFISSLELRPMDSSLYTLVNNNFYLQVYARLNLGATQTIRYPTDPYDRIWREWTRSDWTNINTTQPIQYFSYDDYRVPEAVMQTAVIPSGVGGVTDIEFYWDFADTGFRNNRFYATLFFSEFDALLPNQSRAVDIFLNGYNCFADYPPSYLWADVIYSDGPLYQNYTYRWEIKPNDSFNLPPILNAVEVFSAMYLENVTANERDGTLSATYFRFSCGKFEVAILFL is encoded by the exons ATGCCGATGACAATGAGCATACAAAATGAGTCTGTTACATATAGAGCAGAGGTTCTGATCGTTGCAGTGGCCAACAATTCTGTATCGATTTGCCTG CTCAAAATTCAGTTGGAGAAGCAGGCAATGGAGAAGAGATCAGGCTCAAGCTACTACTGGTTTTGGCTTCTCCTGCAAATTCTACTGATTAATGTTCTCGGGCTTCATTGCCAGCCCCCTCCAG ATTCTACCTCTTTCATAAGCATCGATTGCGGGATCAGTGATGGCACCAGCTATGTCGATAGCACCACTGGCTTGACCTATGTTTCCGACAACGCTTACATAGACTCGGGCAAAGACTACAACATTGACTCGACCTACTTATCCTCCTTCCGGCAGGAGCTAACCACCTTGCGCAGCTTCCCCGACAGCACGCGGAGCTGCTACACGTTGCGACCGGTAGTGCAATACTACAAGTACTTGGTGCGCGCCTATTTCTTATACGGCAATTACGACGGACTCCACAGAGCTAACACTCTCAAGCCTTTGGAGTTCGATGTCTACATCGATGTTAACATGTTGATGACAATGAGTATACAAAACGAGTCTATTACATATAGAGCAAAGGCTCTGATCGTTGCAGTGGCCAACAATTCTGTATCGATTTGCCTGGTGAATACCGGCAATGGAGTCCCCTTCATATCGTCTTTGGAGCTGAGACCCATGGATTCCTCTTTATACACGCTAGTCAATAACAACTTCTATCTTCAAGTATACGCCAGGCTAAACCTGGGTGCAACTCAAACCATAAG GTACCCAACGGACCCGTACGATCGCATCTGGAGAGAATGGACACGGTCTGATTGGACCAACATCAACACCACTCAGCCGATCCAATACTTCTCATATGACGACTACAGGGTGCCGGAGGCCGTCATGCAAACGGCGGTCATCCCCTCCGGCGTCGGCGGCGTCACGGACATTGAATTCTACTGGGACTTCGCCGACACCGGGTTTCGCAACAATCGGTTCTACGCCACCTTATTCTTCTCCGAGTTCGATGCCCTCCTCCCCAATCAGTCCAGGGCCGTCGACATCTTTCTCAACGGCTACAACTGCTTTGCGGACTACCCCCCTTCCTACCTTTGGGCGGATGTCATCTACAGCGACGGTCCCCTCTACCAAAACTATACCTATCGGTGGGAGATCAAGCCCAACGACAGCTTCAACCTGCCTCCTATCTTGAATGCCGTGGAGGTGTTTTCCGCCATGTACCTCGAGAACGTGACGGCCAATGAGAGAGATGGTACGTTGTCTGCAACTTATTTTCGTTTTTCTTGTGGAAAATTTGAAGTTGCGATCTTGTTTTTGTAG